Genomic window (Xenopus laevis strain J_2021 chromosome 3S, Xenopus_laevis_v10.1, whole genome shotgun sequence):
gcagtttcagcaatgtggttgctagggtccaaatgaccctagcaaccatgcaataagAGACTAGGATTTTAACTGGAGaagcctgaacagaaagaaagaaataagtaataaaaagcatcaataacaataaatgtgtagcgtaagagagcatttgttttttagatgggttcagtgacccacatttaaagaagaagaagaagaatatacACTGGGATCCCCAGCCTAGGCTTTAAACCCTTCCCCCACCCAGGGTAGCCCCATGGTTTGCcctaatacaatttattttatatttatacatatgtttaTGGCATTTCTATTTATGTTAGAATCTACATCTAGTGTTTGTAGAGACTGGACCCTAGATGTGGGTTTCTCTGgtggtagggttgctacctgtctgtTTCGGAACCATTGCATTGTGAAACCCAAACAAAAATCTGCCCAATGCCTCTGATGTCACAAACCTGCCCCTACATGTCACAGACATAGCCCCAAATGTCAGGACTCCCTCATATGTCACATAGCCACCACCACCACTCTCTCTGCTCCAACCACTGATGTGATCAGCCTGCTCCCAAGTGTTGTATCCCACCTGTCTTGTGTTTGCCGAAtgcaaagatggcaaccctagtacaTGGCAAAGGCATGGACTCTACATCAGACTAGGACTGTCGATGTCACATTGTCAAGCTCTACATTAAAACATTTGACCAGTGGATTTGTAATGTGGAGTGTAATGTTATTGGCTGACATTACTCTAATTTATGTCAATATTCTAAAGATTTTAAGTCAAATATGTGTCACAATTGCACATTTATCAAgtaccaaaaatgtaaatttgtttttgtAACATAAGTTTTTCATATTCTACATTTTTCCAATATACTTCACACTAAAACCATATTTGGCTACCTGTAAAAAGCATCTTTAGCATAAAAAGAGAATTTTAGATGTTTTCATGATAGTTTAGAGGTCTGTAATATTTGGTTTCCCGTATCCTAGCTGTATTTTTTATTGCCCATTGATTACTTTATTACTATGTTTATTTGATGGAAATTTGATGAATAAAGACCATACATATTTATAATGAATGAATATGTGCTTTTATGTTGGGGACTAATTCATATATAGTTGTTTTAGATATAGCCCTTCTGTTAATTCTCATTATCTCCTTTTTTCCCCCGAGGTATCAGATCCACACTGGGCTACAACACTCCATTATACGCCCGCGGCAACCCAACTGCTTGCCCCTTCATCAAGTAACATTGCCCCAAAAAATGCAAGAAGCCGGCTATTCTACTCACATGGTCGGCAAATGGCACTTGGGCTTTTATAAGAAGGAGTGCCTGCCAACACGCCGTGGCTTTGATACCTTCCTTGGCTCTTTAACAGGCAACGTGGACTATTATAGCTACGATAACTGCGATGGCCCTGGGGTGTGTGGGTTTGACCTACATGAAGGGGAAAATGTAGCTTGGGACCAGGCTGGAAAATACTCTACACTTTTGTACGCTCAACGTGTAAACCAGATCTTGGCTTCTCATAACCCCCAACAGCCTATCTTTATATATGTGGCTTTCCAGGCAGTACACACCCCGCTACAGTCCCCTCGTGAatatatttacccatatagggggATGGGAAACGTAGCAAGACGCAAATATGCTGCCATGGTAACTTGTATGGATGCAGCAGTGAAGAACATAACCAAAGCACTGAAGAAATATGGTTACTATGCCAACAGTGTTATTGTCTTCTCATCAGATAATGGTGGTCAGACATTCTCTGGGGGGAGCAACTGGCCTTTGAGGGGTCGCAAAGGAACATACTGGGAGGGAGGTGTGAGGGGCTTAGGTTTTGTTCATAGCCCTCTTATCAAAAAGAAGAGAAGGACTAGTCGGGCTCTAATGCATATTACAGACTGGTACCCAACTTTGGTTAAGTTGGCAGGAGGAAACATTTCAAACACAGAAGGACTGGATGGTTATGACGTGTGGGGAGCCATCAGTGAGGGTAAGGAATCCCCCCGAACTGAAGTATTACATAACATTGACCCCTTGTATAACCTTGCTAAGTCAGGCTCCATAGAGGAGGGCCAAGGCATCTGGAACACAGCAGTCCAAGCATCCATCAGAGTAAAAGACTTTAAGCTCCTTACTGGAGATCCAGGTTACAGTGACTGGATACCTCCACAGACACTCACTAATTTTCCTGGCAGCTGGTGGAATCTGGAGCGCCACACTGATGGAACCCGGAAGTCCCTTTGGCTCTTTAACATCACAGCAGACCCTTTTGAGAGGCACGAGTTGTCTTCCTCAAAGCCTGAAGTTGTTAAGGAGCTTCTTGTGCGATTGGCTCATTATAACCGTACTGCTATTCCAGTTCGTTACCCTGCTGAGGACCCCAGGGGAAATCCTGAACTTAATGGGGGTGCTTGGGGCCCGTGGGCTAGCgaggatgatgatgaagaagaaaattgGATTGGGAAGGGCAGCGAATACACAAAGAATCCCAAAAAGAAGAAGTGCAAGATTTGCAAGCTGAGGTCATTCTTCAGAAAACTGAACACTCGCCTTATGTCCAACCGTATTTAAACTTTGACTCTAATACCAAAACCATATGCAATTTTTCAGGATGAAATTCTTATAAACCTCTTTTTTAAATATCATCCTGCTTTTTAAGACTAGTGTCTAAAGGGCAAATCATCAGTGCAAAAAACCCTTTGGCGAGTATGTATGATTAAATTCACAGGATAATGAGAAGGACATTAAGGATTGATGTGCAATAAAGCTGGAATATGGAGTTAATTTCTCttgtactaaaataaataaataggttaATGGATTTGGGATGTGTTATCATCTTTTAGACTATTTATGGAAGGGTTAATAAACGTTAATTGTCAGTAGGGCTTCTAGAAATGTACTTCACCAAAGAGTTTCACCTCCTCTACTTAAATTTCCGGATGATTTAGTTGTACGTCATAGAAATAGCACTTACAACACAATTGCAGATGCCTCGTGTAGTCCCGTGCAGCATCCCAAACATCACTCATAGCCATTAAACCACAGACTTAGAAATGTATACATTCAGGAAATGCTGACATCTAATTTGTTTGAAGTCCATTAAAGGGACACAAAACAAATACTCCTTTTCAAaagaaacaattaaatttttaacatatttgtaagtctatttatttgctttaaaagtTCAATTGTTTTGTTTACTTGGCTTCAAACAATAACTCTTCAGACTGCTTTCAAATCAGTAAAAGACTTCCATGGGCAGCAGTGCAGCAAATAACATTCTTTCACATACAGTGAGTGAATTTGGCCTTGCTCTGTGTCTTGTAGAAATTATCTAGAATCCATGCCATAAAGCAAATATACAGTTTTATGGCAAATATACAGTTGTTTTATTACGAAATGAAAGAGGAGACAATCACATGAGGaccaaggtatacagttctctaaataaataaagtaaagctCATAAAGGCACATTAACTTGTAGCAGGgtggaaagtgaaaaaaaaactgatgcaaaCCGCCATGTTTTCCACCATGAATATAGCGTTGCCTGTTTTTAGATTTTAAACTAATAGGTGCAGAGTACAGGAAGGACCCATACACAAGTgcttattaaataaaccccaaaggaGATGACTTTGTGCCCCAAACTGCTCTAGCACTTACTTCTGTGGTTATCTGAAATGATACTCATTTATCCTAAACAAAATGGCACATAATGCCATAATGCATTAGTAAGCATTTGAACATGTAGACTAATAGATTAATTGGCAGACACGAGGATGTGTCTGGTTTTCAGGAGGGTGAGATGTATTAGGGTAAACTGTTAAtggttaaatataaatgtttgtaaTGGTTAATACATATGTTTAGGTTGGCCACTAGGGGGACCTAGAGGACAACAGTTGTGAGGGAAAGTCCCCAGTGGGTGGGGAATAGTAGGTTATATAAGGGAAGATTTTAGAAAGTGATTTTTAGAGATGTGTCATGGGAAGCAAGACAAGCAGTGGgcactgcagcagtagagtcatctcctggaagaggTACTGAGCCTAGATAGTGTGAGGTCTAGTGGTGTAATAGTAGTGAGTGTAAATCCGTGAGGTAACTAGCATTGGTAGCTATGGCCCCAACTAGAGGTTAGTGGTCATATTGTTCCCAGCAGGAATCCCACCAGCCAGGGATTAAGAGAAAAGGCTAGATCCAGATTGAGCCGGCCTGTGAGTGTGTGTCCCCTCTGGCAGTGTGTTGTTACGGGCAATGTTCTGCAAAAGGCtgggagattgagccctgtgaatgtgctgctgttctACTGAAGGCCTTGACAATAAAGAGAACGTGCTTGACTACAATTCTCTCTATCTTGTGCTTTCACTAAAGGCTTTCCCCCCACATAAAAAGGTCATTGGTACATAAAGCGTTAATGGGTAATGCATGGGAGATATTTGCCCCTGTTACAAGCATCTAATGTAAGAACAGTATCCACTTAAACTGCAAATGCTTTGAATAGTGGAGTGCATATGTTTGCCTTGGCCAAGGCAAGGCTGTGGCAGGTTGTTCCATCTTTGGTGCAAAATATGTCAACATCAGTCTTAAACTGTACTTAAAAGTAATACTGCTGCTCCTGAATATGAGCTGAATATACTGGTTTTAGTCTGCAACTATCTAGTAAAATGCCGATCTAATGTGTGATGGTCATACTGGATCTTATTACACCACATTTTCTAGTATGCCTGAATccaaattatctgaaaaaaatatttaataaaataataatattgttgaGCAATCTGATAACATTGCGGGCCCCTCAGTTATCTGGAAA
Coding sequences:
- the arsi.S gene encoding arylsulfatase I; translated protein: MAVHALTGFSLVSLLSFGYMSWDWVKPAVLGDSPGDEPAKLQRTPSRPPHIIFILTDDQGFHDVGYHGSDIRTPTLDRLAAEGVKLENYYIQPICTPSRSQLITGRYQIHTGLQHSIIRPRQPNCLPLHQVTLPQKMQEAGYSTHMVGKWHLGFYKKECLPTRRGFDTFLGSLTGNVDYYSYDNCDGPGVCGFDLHEGENVAWDQAGKYSTLLYAQRVNQILASHNPQQPIFIYVAFQAVHTPLQSPREYIYPYRGMGNVARRKYAAMVTCMDAAVKNITKALKKYGYYANSVIVFSSDNGGQTFSGGSNWPLRGRKGTYWEGGVRGLGFVHSPLIKKKRRTSRALMHITDWYPTLVKLAGGNISNTEGLDGYDVWGAISEGKESPRTEVLHNIDPLYNLAKSGSIEEGQGIWNTAVQASIRVKDFKLLTGDPGYSDWIPPQTLTNFPGSWWNLERHTDGTRKSLWLFNITADPFERHELSSSKPEVVKELLVRLAHYNRTAIPVRYPAEDPRGNPELNGGAWGPWASEDDDEEENWIGKGSEYTKNPKKKKCKICKLRSFFRKLNTRLMSNRI